One Mercenaria mercenaria strain notata chromosome 12, MADL_Memer_1, whole genome shotgun sequence DNA segment encodes these proteins:
- the LOC123535145 gene encoding G-protein coupled receptor 161-like, translated as MNLTGNLDNESTTESKTNILDLEDAKLQTTNVVVMAITLVVIFFISFAGNVFVFLIFYKKPALVTISNKFILNLSVCNVLETLFVMPFVFAALVTQDWQFGRFWCQTTGFLMNAIFAASTLTLVIIAIDRYCAVVRPLHYSMHMTSRRCSSMIASVWFLAVCCSIPPLLGWNRYEYQRNKLACTAVSTSRNSNDMTFTIFLVTLCFVLPLFIILWAYCVIFKAAKTNSEKVRKNSMPPNALEDQISQTPLRNNRRMSAVPILVHRLSISSRSSSVLWRRDEWKTAVTSCMVVFTFIICWLLYFIIIILECLIDDPRKIKPVIKTISILLAMSSCALNPLVYVFRSKIQRVELKGILGLQIKREVSCNGNANQSRRASLCKTIRDSPCISRQGSEESDIIITKLHHVTTATTLTSMIVTEEPEYHDNART; from the coding sequence ATGAATCTGACTGGAAATTTGGACAATGAATCTACAACAGAGAGCAAAACTAACATCTTGGATTTGGAGGATGCTAAGTTGCAGACGACAAATGTGGTGGTCATGGCTATTACCTTGGTTGTGATTTTCTTCATTAGTTTCGCGGGAAACGtatttgtttttctaattttctataaaaagCCTGCCTTGGTgactatttcaaataaatttattcttaatttaTCAGTTTGTAATGTTTTAGAAACTTTGTTTGTCATGCCGTTTGTTTTTGCGGCTCTTGTTACACAAGATTGGCAGTTTGGAAGATTTTGGTGCCAAACGACTGGATTTTTAATGAACGCTATTTTCGCAGCTAGCACATTAACACTAGTTATTATAGCTATAGACCGTTATTGTGCTGTTGTTAGACCATTGCACTACTCGATGCACATGACTAGCAGACGATGTTCATCCATGATCGCTTCTGTTTGGTTTTTGGCGGTTTGTTGTTCAATTCCACCATTACTTGGATGGAACCGGTATGAATATCAAAGAAACAAATTGGCGTGTACTGCCGTATCAACCAGTAGAAACTCTAACGATATGACATTTACTATTTTCCTTGTGACTTTGTGCTTCGTATTGCCATTGTTTATAATTTTGTGGGCATACTGTGTAATCTTCAAAGCCGCTAAGACGAATAGCGAAAAGGTTCGTAAGAACAGCATGCCTCCAAATGCATTAGAGGACCAGATTTCCCAAACACCCCTGCGTAATAATCGTCGGATGAGTGCGGTACCAATTCTCGTGCACCGCCTAAGTATCTCAAGCCGCTCCAGCTCCGTCCTCTGGCGTCGGGATGAGTGGAAAACTGCAGTTACCAGTTGCATGGTTGTATTCACGTTCATTATTTGTTGGTTACTATATTTCATCATAATCATCCTTGAATGCCTTATTGATGACCCAAGAAAAATCAAACCTGTCATCAAAACTATATCAATTTTGTTAGCGATGTCAAGTTGTGCCCTAAATCCACTAGTTTATGTGTTCAGGTCGAAGATTCAGAGAGTTGAACTTAAAGGAATTTTAGGTTTACAGATAAAGCGAGAAGTATCTTGTAATGGAAATGCAAACCAATCACGACGTGCTAGTCTTTGTAAAACTATTCGTGATTCCCCGTGCATTTCACGTCAAGGAAGTGAGGAATCAGATATTATTATTACAAAACTACATCACGTGACAACTGCAACGACCTTGACCTCCATGATTGTCACAGAAGAGCCTGAATACCATGATAACGCTCGAACTTGA